The proteins below are encoded in one region of Micromonospora sp. DSM 45708:
- a CDS encoding GOLPH3/VPS74 family protein — MTGVALAEELLLLAYDDESGKAAMPRISLDLGMAAAVLVELALAGRIAYADGNLAVVDPAPTGEPIADAVLAKIAADTPHTPSSWVQRLRHGLRDRILGDLCERGVVRDVDETELGFIHVHRYPVADASVEADIRRRLADALTSGQLPDERTAALATLVAVLRMEPALGLTGAAADDAGKRLEEIAAGAGFSGTVSLDDSVVRPSVSLVIAALGQAVDAALGKR; from the coding sequence ATGACTGGTGTTGCGCTCGCCGAGGAGTTGCTCCTCCTCGCGTATGACGACGAATCCGGCAAGGCCGCCATGCCCCGGATCAGCCTGGACCTGGGCATGGCCGCGGCGGTGCTGGTCGAGCTGGCCCTGGCCGGCCGGATCGCGTACGCGGACGGGAACCTGGCGGTGGTCGACCCCGCGCCGACCGGCGAGCCGATCGCGGACGCGGTGCTCGCCAAGATCGCCGCGGACACGCCGCACACGCCCTCGTCGTGGGTGCAGCGGCTGCGGCACGGCCTGCGCGACCGGATCCTCGGCGACCTCTGCGAACGGGGCGTGGTCCGCGACGTCGACGAGACCGAGCTGGGCTTCATCCACGTGCACCGCTACCCGGTGGCGGACGCCTCGGTCGAGGCGGACATCCGACGGCGGCTGGCCGACGCGCTGACCAGCGGGCAGCTCCCGGACGAGCGGACCGCCGCGCTCGCCACGCTGGTCGCGGTGCTGCGGATGGAACCGGCGCTCGGGCTCACCGGCGCCGCCGCCGACGACGCCGGCAAGCGCCTGGAGGAGATCGCGGCCGGCGCCGGCTTCTCCGGCACGGTGAGCCTGGACGACAGCGTGGTGCGCCCCTCGGTGAGCCTGGTGATCGCCGCCCTGGGCCAGGCGGTCGACGCCGCCCTCGGCAAGCGGTAA
- the upp gene encoding uracil phosphoribosyltransferase: protein MDVHVIDHPLAQTRLTAMRDARTDSSSFRAALRELTTMLVYEAARSFPVEKYSIQTPVTATEGTRLANPPLLVPVLRAGLGMADAALALVPESSMGFVGLARDEETYEPRAYMESLPRDLSGLPVLVLDPMLATGGSLEHCCRLLADRGCTDITVLCVLAAPVGIARLERSGLPLRLVTASIDEGLNDRMFIVPGLGDAGDRQFGGMPRF, encoded by the coding sequence GTGGACGTACACGTCATTGACCATCCGCTCGCCCAGACGCGGCTGACCGCCATGCGGGACGCCCGGACCGACTCCTCGTCGTTCCGGGCGGCGCTGCGCGAACTCACCACCATGCTGGTGTACGAGGCCGCGCGCTCCTTCCCCGTCGAGAAGTACTCGATCCAGACTCCGGTCACCGCCACCGAGGGCACCCGGCTGGCCAACCCGCCGCTGCTCGTGCCGGTGCTGCGGGCCGGACTCGGCATGGCCGACGCCGCGCTCGCCCTGGTGCCCGAGTCGTCGATGGGCTTCGTGGGCCTGGCCCGCGACGAGGAGACGTACGAGCCGCGGGCGTACATGGAGTCGCTGCCCCGGGACCTCAGCGGCCTGCCGGTGCTGGTGCTCGACCCGATGCTGGCCACCGGCGGCTCGCTGGAGCACTGCTGCCGGCTGCTCGCCGACCGTGGCTGCACCGACATCACCGTGCTCTGCGTGCTGGCCGCCCCGGTCGGCATCGCGCGGCTGGAGCGCAGCGGCCTGCCGCTGCGCCTGGTCACCGCGTCCATCGACGAGGGCCTGAACGACCGGATGTTCATCGTGCCCGGCCTCGGCGACGCCGGCGACCGCCAGTTCGGCGGCATGCCCCGCTTCTGA
- the deoC gene encoding deoxyribose-phosphate aldolase, which yields MTATTTSARSDLSELGRSETALRTFLHGLPGVDQVGAEQRAAQLGTRSIKTTAKAEAIDLAIRMVDLTTLEGADTPGKVRALATKALRPDPADPSCPHVGAVCVYPAMVPYVAEVLVGSGVHLASVATAFPSGQAPLEIKLTDVRAAVEAGADEIDMVINRGAFLAGRYQEVYDEIVATKAACGDAHLKVILETGELATYDNVRRASWLAMLAGGDFIKTSTGKVPVAATLPVTLVMLEAVRDFRAATGRQVGVKPAGGIKNTKDAIKYLVMVNETVGADWLDPDWFRFGASSLLNDLLMQRTKLTTGVYAGPDYFTLD from the coding sequence ATGACGGCGACAACGACGTCGGCCCGGTCGGACCTCTCCGAGCTGGGACGATCCGAGACCGCTCTGCGGACCTTCCTGCACGGCCTACCCGGCGTGGACCAGGTCGGCGCGGAGCAGCGGGCGGCCCAGCTCGGCACCCGCTCCATCAAGACCACGGCCAAGGCCGAGGCGATCGACCTGGCGATCCGGATGGTCGACCTGACCACGCTGGAGGGGGCCGACACCCCCGGCAAGGTGCGGGCGCTGGCAACCAAGGCGCTGCGGCCCGACCCGGCGGACCCGAGCTGCCCGCACGTCGGCGCGGTCTGCGTCTACCCCGCCATGGTCCCGTACGTGGCCGAGGTGCTGGTCGGCAGCGGCGTGCACCTGGCCAGCGTGGCGACCGCGTTCCCGTCCGGGCAGGCGCCGCTGGAGATCAAGCTCACCGACGTGCGGGCCGCCGTCGAGGCCGGCGCCGACGAGATCGACATGGTGATCAACCGGGGCGCGTTCCTGGCCGGGCGCTACCAGGAGGTCTACGACGAGATCGTGGCCACCAAGGCAGCCTGCGGGGACGCGCACCTCAAGGTGATCCTGGAGACCGGCGAGCTGGCCACCTACGACAACGTGCGCCGCGCCTCCTGGCTCGCCATGCTGGCCGGCGGCGACTTCATCAAGACCTCCACCGGCAAGGTCCCGGTCGCGGCCACGCTGCCGGTGACGCTGGTGATGCTGGAGGCGGTCCGCGACTTCCGGGCCGCCACCGGGCGGCAGGTCGGCGTCAAGCCGGCCGGCGGCATCAAGAACACCAAGGACGCGATCAAGTACCTGGTCATGGTCAACGAGACGGTCGGCGCCGACTGGCTCGACCCGGACTGGTTCCGGTTCGGCGCGTCCAGCCTGCTCAACGACCTGCTCATGCAGCGCACCAAGCTGACGACCGGCGTCTACGCCGGCCCCGACTACTTCACCCTGGACTGA
- a CDS encoding aldehyde dehydrogenase family protein, producing the protein MFEYAPAPESRSVVDLKPSYGLFVDGTFVDPADGGSFKSINPASEEVLAEIAEAGSADVDRAVRAARTAYEKVWGPMPGRDRAKYLFRIARIVQERSRELAVLESLDNGKPIKESRDVDLPLVAAHFFYYAGWADKLEHAGFGPDPKPLGVAAQVIPWNFPLLMLAWKIAPALAAGNTVVLKPAETTPLTALLFAEICQQADLPPGVVNIVTGAGDTGRALVEHPGVDKVAFTGSTEVGKAIARGVAGTRKKLTLELGGKAANIVFDDAPVDQAVEGIVNGIFFNQGHVCCAGSRLLVQESVAEQVLESLKRRMARLRVGDPLDKNTDVGAINSAEQLARIRELSDVGAAEGAERWSPPCELPDRGFWFAPTIFTGVTQAHRIAREEIFGPVLSVLTFRTPAEAVEKANNTPYGLSAGIWTDKGSRILWVADRLRAGVVWANTFNKFDPTSPFGGYKESGYGREGGRQGLEAYLNV; encoded by the coding sequence ATGTTCGAATACGCACCCGCCCCCGAGTCACGCTCGGTGGTCGACCTCAAGCCCTCGTACGGGCTCTTCGTCGACGGGACGTTCGTCGACCCGGCCGACGGCGGCAGCTTCAAGTCGATCAACCCGGCCTCCGAGGAGGTCCTGGCCGAGATCGCCGAGGCCGGCAGCGCGGACGTGGACCGCGCGGTCCGGGCCGCCCGGACGGCGTACGAGAAGGTCTGGGGTCCGATGCCGGGTCGGGACCGGGCGAAGTACCTGTTCCGGATCGCCCGGATCGTCCAGGAGCGCTCGCGCGAGCTGGCCGTGCTGGAGTCGCTGGACAACGGCAAGCCGATCAAGGAGTCGCGCGACGTCGACCTCCCGCTGGTCGCCGCGCACTTCTTCTACTACGCCGGCTGGGCGGACAAGCTGGAGCACGCCGGCTTCGGCCCGGACCCGAAGCCGCTCGGGGTGGCCGCCCAGGTCATACCGTGGAACTTCCCGCTGCTCATGCTGGCCTGGAAGATCGCCCCGGCGCTCGCCGCCGGCAACACGGTGGTGCTGAAGCCGGCCGAGACCACCCCGCTGACCGCGCTGCTGTTCGCGGAGATCTGCCAGCAGGCCGACCTGCCGCCCGGCGTGGTCAACATCGTCACCGGGGCCGGCGACACCGGCCGCGCGCTGGTCGAGCACCCGGGCGTGGACAAGGTCGCGTTCACCGGCTCCACCGAGGTCGGCAAGGCCATCGCCCGCGGCGTCGCCGGCACCCGCAAGAAGCTCACCCTGGAGCTGGGCGGCAAGGCCGCCAACATCGTCTTCGACGACGCCCCGGTCGACCAGGCGGTCGAGGGGATCGTCAACGGCATCTTCTTCAACCAGGGGCACGTCTGCTGCGCCGGGTCCCGGCTGCTGGTCCAGGAGTCGGTCGCCGAGCAGGTGCTGGAGTCGCTCAAGCGCCGGATGGCCCGGCTGCGGGTCGGTGACCCGCTGGACAAGAACACCGACGTCGGCGCGATCAACTCGGCCGAGCAGCTGGCGCGCATCCGCGAGCTGTCCGACGTCGGCGCCGCCGAGGGGGCCGAGCGCTGGTCGCCGCCGTGCGAGCTGCCCGACCGCGGGTTCTGGTTCGCGCCGACCATCTTCACCGGGGTCACCCAGGCGCACCGCATCGCCCGCGAGGAGATCTTCGGCCCGGTGCTGTCCGTGCTGACGTTCCGCACCCCGGCGGAGGCCGTCGAGAAGGCCAACAACACGCCGTACGGGCTGTCGGCCGGGATCTGGACCGACAAGGGTTCCCGGATCCTGTGGGTCGCCGACCGGCTGCGCGCCGGCGTGGTGTGGGCCAACACGTTCAACAAGTTCGACCCGACCTCACCGTTCGGCGGCTACAAGGAGTCGGGCTACGGTCGCGAGGGCGGCCGGCAGGGGCTGGAGGCGTACCTCAATGTCTGA
- a CDS encoding aldehyde dehydrogenase family protein — translation MSERVAVRKTYKLFIGGKFPRSESGRSYLVQDSNVSLASRKDARDAVVAARAAVKGWAGATAYNRGQILYRVAEMLEGRREQFVALGVPADEVDAAIDRWVWYAGWSDKLPQVYGGANPVAGPYFNLSAPEPTGVVAVVAPESPALLGLVSVIAPAIVTGNTVVVAASPAAPLAAVTLAEVLATSDLPGGVVNVLTGKITETVPTLAAHMDVNAIDLTGVADAELAAELEVKAAENLKRVLRPAPADHDWHTDPGLTRMTTLLETKTVWHPKGV, via the coding sequence ATGTCTGAGCGGGTCGCGGTACGCAAGACGTACAAGCTCTTCATCGGCGGGAAGTTCCCGCGCAGCGAGTCGGGACGGTCGTATCTCGTGCAGGACTCCAACGTGTCGCTGGCCTCCCGCAAGGACGCGCGGGACGCGGTGGTCGCCGCCCGGGCCGCCGTGAAGGGCTGGGCCGGGGCGACCGCGTACAACCGGGGTCAGATCCTCTACCGGGTCGCCGAGATGCTGGAGGGCCGGCGCGAGCAGTTCGTCGCGCTGGGCGTCCCGGCCGACGAGGTGGACGCGGCGATCGACCGCTGGGTCTGGTACGCCGGCTGGTCCGACAAGCTCCCGCAGGTCTACGGCGGCGCGAACCCGGTGGCCGGCCCGTACTTCAACCTCTCCGCGCCGGAGCCGACCGGCGTGGTCGCCGTGGTGGCCCCGGAGTCCCCGGCGCTGCTCGGCCTGGTGAGTGTGATCGCCCCGGCGATCGTCACGGGCAACACGGTGGTGGTGGCCGCCTCCCCGGCCGCGCCGCTGGCGGCGGTCACGCTGGCCGAGGTGCTGGCCACCTCCGACCTGCCGGGTGGTGTGGTGAACGTCCTCACCGGGAAGATCACCGAGACGGTGCCGACGCTCGCCGCGCACATGGACGTCAACGCGATCGACCTGACCGGTGTGGCGGATGCCGAGCTGGCGGCGGAGCTGGAGGTCAAGGCGGCGGAGAACCTCAAGCGGGTGCTCCGGCCGGCCCCGGCCGACCACGACTGGCACACCGATCCGGGCCTCACCCGGATGACCACTCTCCTGGAGACCAAGACCGTCTGGCACCCCAAGGGCGTCTGA
- a CDS encoding BlaI/MecI/CopY family transcriptional regulator yields the protein MTRLGDLERAVMDVLWDSVPAASDGVTVREVADALDGRELAYTTVMTVLDRLAGKGMVQREREGRAWRYRPAATREAHIAQLMLDALDLGGSRDAALVRFARSVTGTEADVLRSALAAEAGLAEPGRAEPDQARSAGAGVSGRIEEPRATGPALDEATDR from the coding sequence GTGACTCGGCTGGGGGACCTTGAGCGTGCGGTGATGGACGTGCTGTGGGACTCGGTCCCCGCCGCGTCGGACGGCGTGACGGTGCGCGAGGTCGCGGACGCGCTGGACGGGCGCGAGCTGGCCTACACGACGGTGATGACCGTGCTCGACCGGCTCGCCGGCAAGGGCATGGTGCAGCGCGAACGGGAGGGGCGGGCCTGGCGCTACCGGCCGGCCGCCACCCGGGAGGCGCACATCGCCCAGCTCATGCTCGACGCGCTCGACCTCGGTGGCAGCCGGGACGCGGCGTTGGTGCGCTTCGCCCGCTCGGTGACCGGGACGGAGGCGGACGTGCTCCGCTCCGCCCTCGCCGCCGAGGCCGGACTCGCCGAACCCGGACGCGCCGAACCCGACCAGGCCCGGTCCGCCGGGGCCGGGGTGAGCGGCCGGATCGAGGAGCCGCGGGCCACCGGGCCGGCGCTCGACGAGGCGACGGACCGGTAG
- a CDS encoding M56 family metallopeptidase, whose translation MAYAVHFAATILACWLTAQVLAAARWTWRAPRVAIVCWQAVGLALGLSAMGLPMAVGLAAYDRPTGSALLALGDDLAHGTLPAGVGAVHLSLVGVGFGIGAVLVTTTVRAVHGAVRAQRRHRELLSLVARRDPTVPGALVLDHPSAAAYCLPGVRPRVVVSAGTVDLLAPAELAAVLTHERAHAQERHDLVLLPFTALCRALPWFRWVRDAHARVALLVEMRADDKARELHADEPLAGALRRFAAAGHRVTPAGTLGIGDRDLDVRVQRLLVADRPPRVLGATALAVAATLVALPVSLFLS comes from the coding sequence GTGGCGTACGCCGTGCATTTCGCCGCGACCATCCTGGCCTGCTGGCTGACCGCGCAGGTCCTCGCCGCCGCGCGGTGGACGTGGCGCGCGCCGCGGGTGGCGATCGTCTGCTGGCAGGCGGTCGGGTTGGCGCTGGGGCTCTCCGCCATGGGGCTGCCGATGGCGGTGGGGCTCGCCGCCTACGACCGGCCGACCGGGAGCGCGCTGCTGGCGCTCGGCGACGACCTGGCCCACGGCACGCTGCCGGCCGGCGTGGGCGCGGTGCACCTCAGCCTGGTCGGGGTCGGCTTCGGCATCGGCGCGGTGCTGGTCACCACCACCGTGCGGGCCGTGCACGGCGCGGTCCGCGCCCAGCGCCGGCACCGGGAGCTGCTGAGCCTGGTCGCCCGGCGCGATCCGACGGTGCCCGGCGCGCTGGTGCTCGACCATCCGAGCGCGGCGGCGTACTGCCTGCCCGGGGTGCGTCCCCGCGTGGTGGTGAGCGCCGGCACTGTCGACCTGCTGGCTCCGGCCGAGCTGGCGGCGGTGCTCACCCACGAGCGTGCGCACGCCCAGGAGCGGCACGACCTGGTGCTGCTGCCGTTCACCGCGCTGTGCCGGGCGCTGCCCTGGTTCCGCTGGGTGCGCGACGCGCACGCGCGGGTGGCGCTGCTGGTCGAGATGCGCGCCGACGACAAGGCCCGCGAGTTGCACGCGGACGAGCCGCTGGCCGGCGCGCTGCGTCGGTTCGCCGCCGCCGGGCACCGGGTGACGCCGGCCGGCACGCTCGGCATCGGTGACCGCGATCTCGACGTACGGGTGCAGCGTCTGCTGGTCGCGGACCGCCCGCCCCGGGTGCTGGGGGCCACCGCGCTGGCCGTCGCCGCGACGCTCGTCGCGTTGCCGGTTTCCCTGTTCCTGAGCTGA
- a CDS encoding cytochrome ubiquinol oxidase subunit I gives MDPLLLARLQFATTTSIHFLFVVVTLGLVTLLVGLQTAGYLTGKPVYERLTRFWGQLYVINYVLGIATGIVMEFQFGLNWSGLSRYVGNVFGAPLAIETLVAFFLESTFLGMWIFGWHRLRRGVHLALLWGVALTAYASAFWIMVANAWLQHPVGYEVRDGVAHLTDFGALVTNPTFGFAFGHVVSASLVTGGLLMAAVSAWHLLRRTPDFVLFRTSLRLGLVTAALAVTALQGFGFAQFGPVGQLQPTKFGGGPDRDALVADWTARFGPGDWEPPVLSSVGLGFMILIGFALGCVWLLLPLLWRDWIIRLRFPLWLVLLGLPLPFVAVLLGWIAREVGRQPWVAYGLLPTERAVSPVSPGLMLASLLGFGLLLGALAVTNWALMARHAARGALDPALGRPPAPDPDAHHQPVFA, from the coding sequence ATGGACCCCCTGCTCCTCGCCCGCCTCCAGTTCGCCACCACCACCTCGATCCACTTCCTCTTCGTGGTGGTCACGCTCGGTCTGGTCACCCTGCTGGTCGGACTCCAGACCGCCGGCTACCTCACCGGCAAGCCGGTCTACGAGCGGCTGACCCGGTTCTGGGGCCAGCTCTACGTGATCAACTACGTGCTCGGCATCGCCACCGGGATCGTCATGGAGTTCCAGTTCGGGCTGAACTGGAGCGGCCTGTCGCGCTACGTGGGCAACGTGTTCGGTGCGCCGCTGGCCATCGAGACGCTCGTCGCGTTCTTCCTGGAGTCCACGTTCCTCGGGATGTGGATCTTCGGCTGGCACCGGCTGCGGCGCGGTGTGCACCTGGCGCTGCTCTGGGGCGTCGCGCTGACCGCGTACGCCTCGGCGTTCTGGATCATGGTGGCGAACGCCTGGCTCCAGCACCCGGTCGGCTACGAGGTACGCGACGGCGTGGCCCACCTCACCGACTTCGGCGCGCTGGTGACCAACCCCACGTTCGGCTTCGCGTTCGGTCACGTGGTGTCCGCGAGCCTGGTCACCGGTGGCCTGCTGATGGCCGCGGTCAGCGCGTGGCACCTGCTCCGGCGTACCCCCGACTTCGTGCTGTTCCGCACCTCGCTGCGGCTCGGGCTGGTCACCGCGGCGCTCGCGGTGACCGCGTTGCAGGGCTTCGGCTTCGCCCAGTTCGGCCCGGTCGGTCAGCTCCAGCCCACCAAGTTCGGCGGCGGCCCGGACCGGGACGCGCTGGTCGCCGACTGGACCGCCCGGTTCGGCCCGGGTGACTGGGAGCCGCCGGTGTTGTCCAGCGTCGGCCTCGGCTTCATGATCCTGATCGGCTTCGCGCTGGGCTGCGTCTGGCTGCTGCTGCCGCTGCTCTGGCGCGACTGGATCATCCGGCTGAGGTTCCCGCTGTGGCTGGTCCTGCTCGGCCTGCCGCTGCCGTTCGTCGCGGTGCTGCTCGGCTGGATCGCCCGGGAGGTGGGCCGCCAGCCCTGGGTGGCGTACGGGCTGCTGCCCACCGAGCGGGCCGTCTCGCCGGTGTCGCCGGGGCTGATGCTCGCCTCGCTGCTCGGGTTCGGCCTGCTGCTCGGCGCGCTCGCGGTCACCAACTGGGCGCTGATGGCCCGGCACGCCGCCCGGGGCGCGCTCGACCCGGCCCTGGGCCGCCCGCCCGCACCCGACCCCGACGCCCACCACCAGCCCGTGTTCGCCTGA
- a CDS encoding cytochrome d ubiquinol oxidase subunit II → MELAWYALLGLFFAAYLVLGGYDYGVGLLLARRAGAGAGRTALTAVGPFFLGNEVWLVAAVGILFGAFPTLEGELLAGFYPVVLGALAGVVLVTAGVQLRSRPTGGPARAGWDRVVVVGSVLAALGWGALLGGLLQGVPLTADGHVAGVGHVVTPFVAATGLTLLALVAVHGATFLTLRLPPADAPALARLARGLVPAALTAVAATTVLGLLSDRVRAAVARPALAVLLPFALVAALLVARAALRRGRAGVAFAATATALALPAPLVGAALWPRVLVATGDPAASLTVAGAAASRPTLVLLGWLVLPLVPALLGFQAMCWWVFRGRVDGRAPVYW, encoded by the coding sequence GTGGAACTCGCCTGGTACGCCCTGCTCGGCCTCTTCTTCGCCGCCTACCTGGTGCTCGGCGGCTACGACTACGGCGTCGGCCTGCTGCTGGCCCGGCGCGCGGGAGCGGGCGCCGGTCGGACCGCGCTCACCGCGGTCGGGCCGTTCTTCCTCGGCAACGAGGTCTGGCTGGTGGCCGCCGTCGGCATCCTGTTCGGCGCCTTCCCCACGCTGGAGGGTGAGCTGCTCGCCGGCTTCTACCCGGTGGTGCTCGGCGCGCTGGCCGGCGTGGTGCTGGTGACCGCCGGCGTGCAGCTCCGCAGCCGGCCGACCGGCGGCCCGGCCCGCGCCGGCTGGGACCGGGTGGTGGTGGTCGGCAGCGTGCTGGCCGCACTGGGCTGGGGCGCGCTGCTCGGCGGGCTGCTCCAGGGCGTGCCGCTGACCGCCGACGGGCACGTGGCCGGCGTCGGCCACGTGGTGACCCCGTTCGTGGCCGCCACCGGGCTGACGCTGCTCGCGCTGGTCGCGGTGCACGGTGCGACGTTCCTCACGCTCCGGCTGCCGCCCGCCGACGCGCCGGCACTCGCCCGGCTGGCCCGCGGCCTGGTGCCCGCCGCGCTCACCGCGGTCGCCGCGACCACCGTCCTGGGCCTGCTCTCCGATCGGGTACGCGCTGCCGTGGCCCGGCCGGCGCTCGCCGTACTCCTGCCGTTTGCGCTGGTCGCGGCGCTGCTGGTGGCTCGCGCGGCGCTGCGCCGGGGCCGGGCCGGGGTGGCGTTCGCGGCGACCGCGACGGCGCTGGCGCTGCCGGCGCCGCTGGTCGGGGCCGCGCTCTGGCCCCGGGTCCTGGTGGCCACCGGTGATCCGGCGGCCTCGCTGACGGTCGCCGGGGCCGCCGCCAGCCGCCCGACGCTGGTCCTGCTGGGCTGGCTCGTGCTGCCGCTCGTGCCGGCCCTACTAGGCTTTCAGGCGATGTGCTGGTGGGTGTTCCGAGGACGAGTCGACGGCAGGGCACCGGTGTACTGGTGA
- the cydD gene encoding thiol reductant ABC exporter subunit CydD: MNRRPFDPRLLRRVPAARRDLAVLAALGGLTALLVVAQATALATLLATAIDGRLHRPALAGFLVAVAARALVSWAQGTVAARAAATVKAALRADLLRAVGRHGPTWVAGRRAGQLATLAGRGLDALDPYFTGYLPQLVLSVTVPAAVLARVVFADWSSALIIALTIPLIPIFGALLGWQAQAATERQWRRLSLLGGHFLDMVAGLPTLRAFGRARAQVDVVRRMADGHREATMRTLRIAFLSALVLELVATLSVALVAVPVGIRLLGGGITLSTALLVLLLTPEAYLPLRAAGSRFHASMEGLTALDEALTLSATDAPTGPATAGSATPDGRGEIRFEGVTVAYDRTTALRDVTLTIRPGDRVAVIGPSGAGKSTLLNLLLGFVTPTAGRITVDGADLSGADPDAWRRELAWVPQRAHLFAGSLADNIRLGAPDTPDDALAAAVADAALDEVVTALPDGLDTRLGERGHGLSSGQRQRVALARAFLRDAPLVLLDEPTARLDSASEAVVLDATRRLVAGRTALLVAHRPALLADADRILRVEDGRVTELRPTTTGPAVTR; encoded by the coding sequence GTGAACCGCCGCCCGTTCGATCCGCGTCTGCTGCGCCGGGTCCCCGCGGCCCGGCGTGACCTCGCCGTGCTCGCGGCGCTGGGCGGCCTGACCGCGCTGCTGGTGGTCGCCCAGGCCACCGCGCTGGCCACACTGCTGGCCACCGCGATCGACGGGCGGCTGCACCGGCCGGCGCTGGCCGGTTTCCTGGTGGCGGTCGCGGCCCGGGCGCTGGTGAGCTGGGCGCAGGGCACGGTGGCGGCGCGGGCCGCCGCGACGGTCAAGGCGGCGCTCCGGGCGGACCTGCTCCGCGCGGTCGGCCGGCACGGTCCCACCTGGGTCGCCGGCCGGCGGGCCGGGCAGCTCGCCACGCTGGCCGGGCGCGGCCTGGACGCGCTCGACCCCTACTTCACCGGCTACCTGCCACAGCTCGTGCTGAGCGTGACCGTGCCGGCGGCGGTGCTGGCCCGGGTCGTGTTCGCCGACTGGAGCTCGGCGCTGATCATCGCGCTCACCATCCCGCTCATCCCGATCTTCGGCGCGCTGCTCGGCTGGCAGGCGCAGGCCGCCACCGAACGGCAGTGGCGGCGGCTGTCGCTGCTCGGCGGCCACTTCCTCGACATGGTCGCCGGGCTGCCCACGCTGCGCGCGTTCGGCCGGGCCCGGGCCCAGGTCGACGTGGTGCGCCGGATGGCCGACGGCCACCGCGAGGCCACCATGCGGACGCTGCGGATCGCGTTCCTCTCCGCGCTGGTGCTGGAGCTGGTCGCCACGCTCTCCGTCGCGCTGGTCGCGGTGCCGGTCGGCATCCGGCTGCTCGGCGGCGGGATCACGCTCTCCACCGCGCTGCTGGTGCTGCTGCTCACCCCGGAGGCGTACCTGCCGCTGCGCGCCGCCGGCAGCCGGTTCCACGCCAGCATGGAGGGGCTCACCGCGCTGGACGAGGCGCTCACGCTGTCCGCTACCGACGCGCCGACCGGCCCGGCCACCGCCGGGAGCGCGACGCCGGACGGCCGCGGCGAGATCCGGTTCGAGGGCGTGACCGTCGCGTACGACCGGACGACCGCGCTGCGCGACGTGACGTTGACCATCCGGCCCGGCGACCGGGTGGCGGTCATCGGTCCGAGCGGCGCGGGCAAGAGCACGCTGCTCAACCTGCTGCTCGGCTTCGTCACGCCGACCGCCGGCCGGATCACCGTGGACGGGGCCGACCTCTCCGGGGCCGACCCGGACGCCTGGCGCCGCGAGCTGGCCTGGGTGCCGCAGCGGGCGCACCTGTTCGCCGGTTCGCTGGCCGACAACATCCGACTCGGCGCGCCGGACACCCCTGACGACGCGCTGGCCGCCGCCGTCGCCGACGCCGCGCTGGACGAGGTGGTCACCGCGCTGCCCGACGGGCTCGACACCCGGCTCGGCGAGCGCGGCCACGGCCTGTCCAGCGGGCAGCGGCAGCGCGTCGCGCTGGCCCGCGCGTTCCTGCGGGACGCCCCGCTGGTGCTGCTCGACGAGCCGACCGCCCGGCTGGACAGCGCCAGTGAGGCGGTGGTGCTGGACGCCACCCGCCGGCTGGTCGCCGGCCGGACCGCGCTGCTGGTCGCGCACCGCCCCGCGCTGCTGGCCGACGCCGACCGGATCCTGCGCGTCGAGGACGGCCGGGTCACCGAACTGCGCCCCACGACCACCGGCCCGGCGGTGACTCGGTGA